In Rubrivirga marina, the following are encoded in one genomic region:
- a CDS encoding NfeD family protein, protein MEILIPILLILVGLALVVVEVTVVPGLNVVGVIGVLGAAVGVVVAFAEFGPAGGLGTLAATILAAGGIAYVLWESGAWDRFVLFDSLRRDAGADAEETESRARLLGKTGTALTPLRPGGVADVEGARVEVETEGAFVAAGSRVRVVALDRRRILVRLDEVA, encoded by the coding sequence ATGGAGATCCTGATCCCGATCCTGCTCATCCTCGTCGGCCTCGCGCTCGTGGTCGTCGAGGTGACGGTCGTGCCCGGGCTCAACGTGGTCGGGGTGATCGGCGTGCTGGGGGCGGCGGTCGGGGTGGTCGTGGCGTTCGCCGAGTTCGGCCCGGCCGGCGGGCTCGGCACGCTCGCGGCGACGATCCTCGCGGCCGGCGGCATCGCCTACGTCCTATGGGAGAGCGGGGCCTGGGACCGGTTCGTCCTGTTCGACAGCCTGAGGCGCGACGCCGGCGCGGACGCCGAGGAGACCGAGTCGCGCGCCCGCCTGCTCGGCAAGACGGGCACGGCTCTCACCCCGCTCCGCCCCGGCGGCGTCGCGGACGTCGAGGGCGCCCGCGTCGAGGTCGAGACCGAGGGTGCCTTCGTCGCTGCCGGGAGCCGCGTCCGCGTCGTTGCGCTCGACCGCCGACGGATCCTCGTCCGGCTCGACGAGGTCGCGTAG
- a CDS encoding vWA domain-containing protein, which translates to MRFRYAEWDDARHGTARSTFDTLFDLFQQLLFHTGGDADEALQWLTAIDKEYGITDEDMGLGDFIDELKDRGYIDRDDQTGVVSITAKAERGLRERSLEEIFKDLRKAGRGDHKTPFSGMGSERQPETRPYTFGDDVHDLDVTGTLSNAFRRGGIDEFGLTQDDFQVFETDHHTSVATVLMIDLSHSMVLYGEDRITPARKTALALAELITTRYPKDTLDIVAFGNEAWEVEMKDLPYLQVGPYHTNTRAGLERARDILRRRKNRNKQIFMVTDGKPSCHFVNGRLYRNAYGLDRQIVNKVLDEAAICRREGITITTFMIARDPYLQDFVRQLTEVNHGRAYYAGLDELGGFLFEDYVRNRRKRMR; encoded by the coding sequence ATGCGCTTCCGCTACGCCGAGTGGGACGACGCGCGCCACGGGACGGCGCGATCGACGTTCGACACGCTCTTCGACCTGTTCCAGCAGCTCCTCTTCCACACCGGCGGCGACGCCGACGAGGCGCTCCAGTGGCTCACGGCCATCGACAAGGAGTACGGGATCACCGACGAGGACATGGGCCTCGGCGACTTTATCGACGAGCTCAAGGACCGCGGCTACATCGACCGCGATGACCAGACGGGCGTCGTGAGCATCACGGCCAAGGCCGAGCGCGGCCTCCGCGAGCGGTCGCTCGAGGAGATCTTCAAGGACCTCCGGAAGGCCGGCCGCGGCGACCACAAGACGCCGTTCTCGGGGATGGGGAGCGAGCGCCAGCCCGAGACCCGGCCCTACACCTTCGGCGACGACGTCCACGACCTCGACGTCACGGGCACGCTCTCGAACGCCTTCCGCCGCGGCGGCATCGACGAGTTCGGGCTGACACAGGACGACTTCCAGGTGTTCGAGACCGACCACCACACGTCGGTGGCGACCGTCCTGATGATCGACCTCAGCCACTCGATGGTGCTCTACGGCGAGGACCGGATCACGCCGGCGCGCAAGACGGCCCTCGCCCTCGCCGAGCTCATCACGACGCGCTACCCTAAGGACACGCTCGACATCGTGGCGTTCGGGAACGAGGCGTGGGAGGTCGAGATGAAGGACCTCCCGTACCTCCAGGTCGGCCCGTACCACACGAACACGCGGGCCGGGCTCGAGCGGGCGCGCGACATCCTCCGGCGCCGGAAGAACCGCAACAAGCAGATCTTCATGGTGACCGACGGGAAACCGTCGTGCCACTTCGTGAACGGCCGGCTCTACCGGAACGCGTACGGGCTCGACCGCCAGATCGTCAACAAGGTGCTCGACGAGGCGGCCATCTGCCGGCGCGAGGGGATCACGATCACGACGTTCATGATCGCCCGCGACCCGTACCTCCAGGACTTCGTCCGCCAGCTGACGGAGGTGAACCACGGCCGCGCCTACTACGCCGGGCTCGACGAGTTGGGCGGGTTCCTGTTCGAGGACTACGTCCGCAACCGCCGCAAGCGGATGCGGTAG
- a CDS encoding L,D-transpeptidase family protein: MRQLAVLVLLVAPALASAQASREVSAVGAPAPVVYDVDAAPAYYVTERGVALREAPHENARTLATLRTRDGVRVLAEDGAPADGFAHGWRLVQWGETRGYVRAGTLSNVWIRVDKSERMTYVYRGAELLREFPADVSVSPEDKVRRSGQEELEHYRIPEGTFFVTRLNPNSSYYRAFVLSYPGPAHALRGVRDGIITQAQYEAIARADREGLEPPMNTALGGLIEIHGHGSGRQRAWTRGCVALRNVHMDELWAYVEVGTPVVIEP, encoded by the coding sequence ATGCGCCAACTCGCCGTCCTGGTCCTCCTCGTCGCCCCCGCGCTCGCCAGCGCCCAGGCGAGCCGTGAGGTCTCGGCCGTGGGGGCGCCCGCGCCCGTCGTCTACGACGTCGACGCCGCGCCGGCCTACTACGTAACCGAGCGCGGCGTGGCGCTCCGCGAGGCGCCGCACGAGAACGCCCGGACGCTCGCGACGCTCCGGACCCGCGACGGCGTCCGCGTCCTCGCCGAGGACGGCGCCCCGGCGGACGGGTTCGCCCACGGTTGGCGGCTCGTGCAGTGGGGCGAGACGCGCGGCTACGTCCGCGCCGGGACGCTCTCGAACGTCTGGATCCGCGTCGACAAGAGCGAGCGGATGACGTACGTCTACCGCGGCGCCGAGCTGCTCCGCGAGTTCCCGGCCGACGTGTCGGTGAGCCCCGAGGACAAGGTCCGGCGATCGGGGCAGGAGGAACTCGAGCACTACCGGATCCCCGAGGGCACGTTCTTCGTGACGCGCCTCAACCCCAACTCGAGCTACTACCGGGCCTTCGTCCTGAGCTACCCCGGCCCCGCTCACGCGCTGCGCGGGGTCCGGGACGGCATCATCACGCAGGCGCAGTACGAGGCCATCGCACGGGCCGACCGGGAGGGCCTGGAGCCACCGATGAACACGGCGCTCGGCGGGCTCATCGAGATCCACGGCCACGGCTCCGGACGCCAGCGGGCGTGGACCCGCGGGTGCGTCGCGCTCCGCAACGTCCACATGGACGAGCTGTGGGCCTACGTCGAGGTCGGCACGCCCGTCGTCATCGAGCCGTAG
- a CDS encoding response regulator transcription factor, with amino-acid sequence MTHRVFLVEDHPITREGIRSLIRSAPDLEVVGEASSGPDAIDLLSAAKPDLVLADIAIDGSDGIELTKQIRSMYPEVKILVVSAYPERVYAERAVRAGAMGYVAKQEASGILLEAIRTVLDGRLHLSDAVRDRVVGSYLSAGAGAESSVGDLTDRELEVFRYFGQGLTTSQVAEAMMLSPKTVETHRVHIKQKLGIETTNEFVQRATLWTAQNEV; translated from the coding sequence ATGACCCACCGCGTCTTCCTCGTCGAGGATCACCCCATCACCCGCGAGGGCATCCGCTCGCTCATCCGCTCCGCGCCGGACCTCGAGGTCGTCGGCGAGGCGTCGTCGGGGCCCGACGCCATCGACCTCCTCTCGGCGGCCAAGCCCGACCTCGTCCTGGCCGACATCGCCATCGACGGGTCCGACGGGATCGAGCTGACCAAGCAGATCCGCTCGATGTACCCGGAGGTCAAGATCCTCGTCGTCTCGGCGTACCCCGAGCGGGTCTACGCCGAGCGGGCCGTCCGGGCCGGGGCCATGGGGTACGTCGCCAAGCAGGAGGCCTCGGGGATCCTGCTCGAGGCCATCCGGACCGTCCTCGACGGCCGGCTCCACCTCTCCGACGCCGTCCGCGACCGGGTCGTGGGGAGCTACCTCTCGGCCGGCGCCGGCGCCGAGTCGTCCGTGGGCGACCTCACCGACCGGGAGCTCGAGGTGTTCCGCTACTTCGGCCAGGGCCTCACGACGTCGCAGGTGGCCGAGGCCATGATGCTCTCGCCCAAGACGGTCGAGACGCACCGCGTCCACATCAAGCAGAAGCTGGGCATCGAGACGACCAACGAGTTCGTCCAGCGCGCCACGCTCTGGACGGCGCAGAACGAGGTCTAG
- a CDS encoding enoyl-CoA hydratase yields the protein MTDSTQDHVDATLDGRVLHLVLDRPEKKNALTRAMYGRLADLLSEAADDGAVRVVVLSGRGGVFTAGNDLGDFMMDPPTGPDSPVFRFLQAAATFPKPLVAAVAGPAIGIGTTILLHCDLAYAAPDAVLKMPFVDLGLVPEAASSLLFPRLAGPARAAEFLLFGDAVPVETAAELGLVNAVVDDPVAHALERAAALAAKPPAAVRHTKALLRHDAADAIGEAFAREGALFVERLGSPEAQEAFTAFFEKRAPDFSRFE from the coding sequence ATGACCGACTCGACCCAGGACCACGTCGACGCCACGCTCGACGGACGCGTGCTCCACCTCGTGCTGGACCGGCCCGAGAAGAAGAACGCCCTCACGCGCGCCATGTACGGCCGCCTCGCCGACCTCCTGTCCGAGGCCGCCGACGACGGCGCCGTCCGCGTGGTCGTCCTCAGCGGGCGCGGCGGGGTGTTCACGGCCGGCAACGACCTCGGCGACTTCATGATGGACCCGCCGACCGGCCCCGACAGCCCGGTCTTCCGGTTCCTCCAGGCCGCGGCCACGTTCCCGAAGCCGCTCGTCGCCGCCGTCGCCGGGCCGGCGATCGGGATCGGGACGACGATCCTGCTCCACTGCGACCTCGCCTACGCCGCGCCGGACGCCGTCCTCAAGATGCCGTTCGTCGACCTCGGGCTCGTGCCGGAGGCCGCGTCGAGCCTGCTCTTCCCGCGCCTCGCGGGACCGGCACGCGCGGCCGAGTTCCTCCTCTTCGGCGACGCCGTCCCGGTCGAGACGGCCGCCGAGTTGGGCTTGGTCAACGCTGTCGTGGACGACCCGGTGGCGCACGCCCTCGAGCGGGCCGCCGCGCTCGCCGCGAAGCCGCCGGCCGCGGTCCGCCACACGAAGGCGCTCCTGCGTCACGACGCGGCCGACGCCATCGGCGAGGCATTCGCACGCGAAGGGGCCCTGTTCGTCGAGCGCCTCGGCTCGCCCGAGGCGCAGGAGGCGTTCACGGCGTTCTTCGAGAAGCGCGCACCCGACTTCTCCCGGTTCGAATAA
- a CDS encoding HAD family hydrolase, with translation MIRLFLADIDGCLSEPYVPFDLDGFRQLRGWATRAETDDRYPRLGICSGRSYAYVEATSQALGLRAPALFESGGGRFDLPDARITWNPALTPDTEAALGACRAFLVEHVVPRSATVSFDYGKRSQAGIVSPVVGECETFLDEVEAFVAEQTVALHAYHTPYSIDVVPAGLTKVQALRWLAEADGLGLGELAFIGDTNGDAPAIEAAGLGFAPSNGVDAARGAADVVTEGAVLDGVIEAYRACLARNGAEE, from the coding sequence GTGATCCGACTCTTCCTGGCCGACATCGACGGCTGTCTCTCCGAGCCGTACGTCCCGTTCGACCTCGACGGGTTCCGCCAACTCCGCGGCTGGGCGACGCGGGCGGAAACGGACGACCGGTACCCCCGCCTCGGCATCTGTTCCGGGCGGAGCTACGCCTACGTCGAGGCCACGTCGCAGGCGCTCGGGCTTCGGGCGCCGGCCCTGTTCGAGAGCGGCGGCGGCCGGTTCGACCTGCCCGACGCGCGCATCACCTGGAACCCCGCGCTGACGCCCGACACCGAGGCCGCGCTCGGGGCCTGCCGCGCGTTCCTCGTCGAGCACGTCGTCCCGCGCTCCGCGACCGTCTCGTTCGACTACGGGAAGCGGTCGCAGGCCGGCATCGTGAGCCCGGTCGTCGGCGAGTGCGAGACGTTTCTGGACGAGGTCGAGGCGTTCGTCGCCGAGCAGACGGTCGCGCTCCACGCCTACCACACGCCGTACTCCATCGACGTCGTGCCGGCGGGGCTGACCAAGGTCCAGGCCCTCCGCTGGCTCGCCGAGGCGGACGGACTGGGGCTCGGCGAACTCGCGTTCATCGGCGACACGAACGGTGACGCGCCGGCCATCGAGGCGGCCGGCCTCGGGTTCGCGCCGTCGAATGGCGTCGACGCGGCGCGAGGGGCGGCCGACGTGGTGACCGAGGGCGCCGTGCTCGACGGCGTGATCGAGGCGTACCGGGCGTGCCTCGCTCGCAACGGCGCCGAGGAATAA
- a CDS encoding biotin transporter BioY: protein MSVALAAPSAASVDRLRADDAPLALQAALVVGTALLTGLLAQFELRVYLWEVPLTLQSIAVYGAGLFLGWRTGALAMLLYLALGLVLPMYAGGGSGLDHLLGASVGYLVGFPLVAVVAGLVTERSRGAGRSVLGLLAGSVVLFTCGVAGLYVVADYSWAEAAVNGWLKFVPWDLTKIALVTSLYAAARRATA from the coding sequence ATGTCCGTCGCCCTCGCCGCCCCGTCCGCCGCCTCCGTCGACCGCCTCCGCGCCGACGACGCCCCGCTCGCGCTCCAAGCCGCGCTCGTCGTGGGCACGGCCCTCCTGACCGGCCTGCTCGCCCAGTTCGAACTCCGCGTCTACCTCTGGGAGGTCCCTCTCACGCTCCAGTCCATCGCCGTCTACGGCGCCGGGCTCTTCCTCGGCTGGCGGACCGGCGCGCTGGCGATGCTGCTGTACCTCGCGCTCGGGCTTGTCCTCCCGATGTACGCAGGCGGCGGCTCGGGCCTCGACCACCTGCTGGGCGCATCCGTCGGCTACCTCGTCGGGTTCCCGCTCGTGGCGGTCGTGGCCGGGCTCGTGACCGAGCGGAGCCGCGGGGCCGGGCGGAGCGTCCTCGGGCTCCTCGCCGGATCCGTGGTCCTGTTCACGTGCGGCGTCGCCGGGCTCTACGTCGTGGCCGACTACAGCTGGGCCGAGGCCGCCGTCAACGGGTGGCTCAAGTTCGTCCCGTGGGACCTGACCAAGATCGCGCTCGTGACGTCCCTCTACGCCGCCGCGCGCCGCGCCACCGCCTGA
- a CDS encoding NupC/NupG family nucleoside CNT transporter, with translation MDLVSIGRGLLGLLGILAIAFALSSDRRRISWRTVGAGVLLQLVFAVLFLKGEVLAETFAPFGWPKAAFAWIAGLFVRFLSAVEAGATFVFGTLALSPGAEGSLGFFFFAYVLPTVIVFAALMSILYYLGVMQWIVRGVAYVVRRALGTSGPESLSVSANIFVGQTEAPLVIKPYIKRLTRSELMAVMTGGMATIAGGVLASYVAFLGERYASVAGIAVEAGQQLFAEQLLGASVMAAPAALVLAKILVPEREPVTDAAVPMETDAGEATQPATASDVAHEATVEDIVDEGPKNIIDAAATGAADGLQLALNIGAMLIAFLALIAMLNGIIDWAAGLFGYTMTLESILGVALAPVAWLIGVPTADITTFGGFLGTKVIANEFVAYSQLADAIGAGGLDPKTIVMATFALCGFANLSSIGIQIGGIGPLAPERTGEIASLGLRAVLAGTLANLMTATIAGVLLG, from the coding sequence ATGGACCTCGTCTCGATCGGCCGCGGCCTCCTCGGCCTCCTCGGCATCCTCGCCATCGCCTTCGCCCTCTCGTCCGACCGCCGCCGGATCAGCTGGCGGACCGTCGGGGCGGGCGTGCTGCTCCAGCTCGTGTTCGCGGTCCTCTTCCTGAAGGGCGAGGTGCTCGCCGAGACGTTCGCCCCGTTCGGCTGGCCAAAGGCGGCGTTCGCGTGGATCGCGGGGCTGTTCGTCCGGTTCCTGTCGGCGGTCGAGGCCGGCGCGACGTTCGTGTTCGGGACGCTCGCGCTGTCGCCGGGCGCGGAGGGCTCGCTGGGCTTCTTCTTCTTCGCCTACGTCCTCCCGACCGTCATCGTGTTCGCGGCGCTGATGTCGATCCTGTACTACCTCGGCGTGATGCAGTGGATCGTCCGGGGCGTGGCGTATGTCGTCCGGCGGGCGCTCGGGACGAGCGGGCCGGAGTCGCTGTCGGTCAGCGCGAACATCTTCGTGGGGCAGACCGAGGCCCCGCTCGTCATCAAGCCGTACATCAAGCGGCTGACGCGCTCGGAGCTCATGGCCGTCATGACGGGCGGGATGGCGACCATCGCGGGCGGCGTGCTCGCCTCGTACGTCGCGTTCCTCGGCGAGCGCTACGCGAGCGTGGCCGGGATCGCCGTCGAGGCCGGCCAACAACTGTTCGCCGAGCAACTCCTCGGGGCGAGCGTGATGGCCGCGCCGGCCGCGCTCGTCCTCGCCAAGATCCTCGTCCCCGAGCGCGAGCCGGTCACGGACGCCGCGGTCCCCATGGAGACGGACGCCGGCGAGGCCACGCAACCCGCCACCGCCAGCGACGTGGCCCACGAGGCGACCGTCGAGGACATCGTGGACGAGGGGCCGAAGAACATCATCGACGCCGCGGCCACCGGCGCCGCCGACGGGCTCCAACTGGCGCTCAACATCGGCGCGATGCTCATCGCGTTCCTCGCGCTCATCGCCATGCTCAACGGCATCATCGACTGGGCCGCCGGCCTGTTCGGCTACACGATGACGCTGGAGAGCATCCTCGGCGTCGCGCTGGCGCCGGTCGCCTGGCTCATCGGCGTTCCCACGGCCGACATCACGACGTTCGGCGGGTTCCTCGGGACGAAGGTGATCGCCAACGAGTTCGTTGCCTACAGCCAGCTCGCCGACGCCATCGGGGCGGGCGGGCTCGACCCGAAGACGATCGTGATGGCGACGTTCGCGCTGTGCGGCTTCGCCAACCTGTCGTCGATCGGGATTCAGATCGGCGGGATCGGTCCGCTCGCGCCGGAACGGACGGGCGAGATCGCCTCGCTCGGGCTCCGGGCCGTCCTGGCCGGCACGCTCGCCAACCTCATGACGGCCACCATCGCCGGCGTGCTCCTGGGCTGA
- a CDS encoding cupin domain-containing protein, whose amino-acid sequence MTPIDLAAKLSQFDATWTPHVVADLNGQQVKLAKLEGAFVWHDHADEDELFWVVSGRLRIEFRDAPDAVLGPGQIVVVPRGVEHRPVAEPTAEVVLFEPATTKHTGDVDSERTVRDLPRL is encoded by the coding sequence ATGACCCCGATTGACCTCGCCGCCAAGCTCTCGCAGTTCGACGCGACGTGGACGCCCCACGTCGTCGCCGATCTCAACGGCCAGCAGGTCAAGCTGGCGAAGCTCGAGGGCGCCTTCGTGTGGCACGACCACGCCGACGAGGACGAGCTGTTCTGGGTCGTCTCGGGGCGCCTCCGGATCGAGTTCCGCGACGCGCCCGACGCCGTGCTCGGGCCGGGCCAGATCGTGGTCGTCCCGCGTGGCGTCGAGCACCGGCCGGTGGCGGAGCCGACCGCCGAGGTGGTCCTGTTCGAACCCGCGACGACGAAGCACACCGGCGACGTCGACAGCGAGCGGACGGTCCGCGACCTCCCCAGGCTCTAG
- a CDS encoding ACT domain-containing protein, which produces MTLDVLPGRLAVSRLTPSASVASWMGEGALSSVTRTDAELSVVCDEAAVPAGVTVEGGWRALRVRGPLAFELTGILADLAHTLAEAGVSIFAVSTFDTDVVLVKADRLDDAADALRAAGHEVVSGG; this is translated from the coding sequence ATGACTCTCGACGTGCTCCCCGGCCGGCTCGCCGTGTCCCGACTGACCCCGTCGGCCTCGGTGGCCTCGTGGATGGGGGAGGGCGCGCTGTCGAGCGTGACGCGGACCGACGCCGAGCTGTCGGTCGTCTGCGACGAGGCCGCCGTGCCGGCGGGCGTGACGGTCGAGGGCGGGTGGCGGGCGCTCCGCGTCCGCGGGCCGCTGGCGTTCGAGCTGACCGGGATCTTGGCCGACCTCGCCCACACGCTCGCCGAGGCCGGCGTCTCGATCTTCGCCGTCTCGACGTTCGACACGGACGTCGTGCTCGTCAAGGCCGACCGGCTGGACGACGCGGCCGACGCGCTTCGGGCCGCTGGCCACGAGGTCGTCAGCGGCGGCTGA
- a CDS encoding NfeD family protein: MTALRSAVPTLLLALLAVAAGGPRAQSAEALTLDAPLGDGPVYHVTIDGMIDNALAAYVDRALSDAAADSAAVVVFRIDTFGGLLDAADEIRKAILSSPVPTVAVIDRNAASAGALIAYANDKIVFVPGASMGAATAVNQTGEYAPEKIQSYTRGLMRATAEATGRDPQIAEAMVDETIAVPGVSEEGELLTVSSDEALRLGIADAVLPSVDAVVDALGAESNRQEDHAATRAERVLRFLGSPVMASLLLMMMMGGLYFEIQTPGVGFAGAVALVGAALFFAPHYLLGLVESWEIALFAVGVGLLLVEVFVTPGFGVFGVGGLVLTLGALLIALVPNVGFDFPTNGEIARATTTLAGALVLLVLFAISLGRMLPRSERFNRLVLAPDLSAASGYTSSDTLADLVGLSGTAVTSLRPSGTAEIDGRRVDVVSEGPFVSSGARVEVVRSRGAVVVVREVS; the protein is encoded by the coding sequence ATGACCGCCCTCCGCTCGGCCGTCCCCACCCTGCTCCTCGCGCTGCTCGCGGTTGCCGCCGGCGGGCCACGCGCCCAGTCCGCCGAGGCCCTCACGCTCGACGCGCCGCTCGGCGACGGGCCGGTCTACCACGTCACGATCGACGGGATGATCGACAACGCGCTCGCGGCCTACGTCGACCGCGCGCTCAGCGACGCCGCCGCCGACTCCGCGGCCGTCGTCGTCTTCCGCATCGACACGTTCGGCGGCCTCCTCGACGCGGCCGACGAGATCCGCAAGGCCATCCTGTCGTCGCCGGTCCCGACGGTCGCCGTGATCGACCGGAACGCGGCCTCGGCAGGCGCCCTCATCGCCTACGCCAACGACAAGATCGTCTTCGTGCCCGGTGCGTCGATGGGCGCCGCGACGGCCGTGAACCAGACCGGCGAGTACGCCCCCGAAAAGATCCAGAGCTACACGCGCGGCCTGATGCGCGCGACGGCCGAGGCGACCGGCCGCGACCCGCAGATCGCCGAGGCCATGGTCGACGAGACCATCGCCGTGCCGGGCGTCAGCGAGGAGGGCGAACTCCTGACCGTTTCGTCGGATGAGGCCCTCCGCCTCGGCATCGCCGACGCCGTCCTCCCGTCCGTCGACGCCGTCGTCGACGCGCTGGGGGCGGAGAGCAACCGACAGGAGGACCACGCGGCGACGCGGGCCGAGCGGGTCCTCCGGTTCCTCGGATCACCGGTCATGGCCTCGCTCCTGCTCATGATGATGATGGGCGGGCTGTACTTCGAGATCCAGACGCCGGGCGTCGGGTTCGCGGGCGCCGTCGCGCTCGTCGGGGCCGCGCTGTTCTTCGCCCCGCACTACCTGCTCGGGCTCGTCGAGAGCTGGGAGATCGCGCTCTTCGCCGTCGGGGTCGGGCTGCTCTTGGTCGAGGTGTTTGTGACGCCGGGGTTCGGCGTGTTCGGGGTCGGCGGGCTCGTGCTCACGCTCGGCGCGCTCCTCATCGCGCTCGTCCCCAACGTCGGGTTCGACTTCCCGACGAACGGCGAGATCGCGCGGGCGACGACGACGCTGGCCGGTGCCCTCGTGCTCCTGGTCCTCTTCGCGATCTCGCTGGGCCGAATGCTCCCACGGTCCGAGCGGTTCAACCGGCTCGTCCTCGCGCCCGACCTGTCGGCCGCGTCCGGCTACACGTCGTCCGACACGCTGGCCGACCTCGTGGGCCTGTCGGGCACGGCGGTCACGAGCCTCCGCCCGTCGGGCACGGCCGAGATCGACGGGCGGCGCGTCGACGTCGTGTCGGAGGGCCCGTTCGTGTCGTCCGGGGCGCGGGTCGAGGTCGTCCGCTCACGCGGCGCCGTCGTCGTCGTCCGTGAGGTTTCTTAG
- a CDS encoding DUF922 domain-containing protein produces the protein MRLLVLAVLLPALGAASFWALTQGPLAPSSLEGVSVDSLRAAAATLAPTGNGPGSSSGGPPEPERPPIQVNRTHETYAVTGETVDDVLRSLLDRGPREGDDIFFGLTETALDVRYDPREISGGCIIEDTEVDLVLVVTLPEWMPAPGTDPALLRDWGRFRRALAAHEERHQTIALDGAEAAYRAVAGLYRDSCEEAVAEARGRLERLGVEASAAHRRYDADTNHGRKEGAAWPVP, from the coding sequence ATGCGCCTCCTCGTCCTCGCCGTTCTCCTGCCCGCGCTCGGCGCGGCGTCATTCTGGGCCCTCACGCAGGGTCCGTTGGCACCGTCGTCGCTCGAGGGGGTCTCGGTAGACTCGCTCCGCGCCGCCGCCGCTACCCTCGCGCCGACTGGCAACGGCCCCGGGTCGTCGTCTGGCGGGCCGCCCGAGCCCGAGCGGCCGCCCATCCAGGTCAACCGCACGCACGAGACGTACGCCGTCACTGGCGAGACGGTCGACGACGTCCTCCGGTCGCTCCTGGACCGAGGCCCCCGCGAAGGGGACGACATCTTCTTCGGACTGACGGAGACCGCGCTCGACGTCCGCTACGATCCGCGTGAGATTTCGGGCGGTTGCATCATCGAAGACACCGAGGTCGACCTCGTGCTCGTCGTCACGCTCCCGGAGTGGATGCCAGCGCCGGGCACCGATCCCGCATTGCTCCGCGATTGGGGCCGGTTCCGGCGGGCCCTCGCGGCGCACGAGGAGCGGCACCAGACGATCGCCCTCGACGGGGCCGAGGCCGCGTACCGCGCGGTCGCCGGGCTCTACCGGGACTCGTGCGAGGAGGCCGTCGCCGAGGCGCGCGGCCGGCTGGAGCGGCTGGGCGTCGAGGCCAGCGCGGCCCACCGGCGCTACGACGCCGACACGAACCACGGGCGGAAAGAGGGCGCCGCGTGGCCGGTCCCGTAG